From a region of the Cucumis sativus cultivar 9930 chromosome 6, Cucumber_9930_V3, whole genome shotgun sequence genome:
- the LOC105435977 gene encoding uncharacterized protein LOC105435977 isoform X1 gives MSNMRCQHCAGPLSKDMETSAWTIPPLIRDSFSMIGSAVGGTASAFYGFNNVMPVVQRSVKGPMWLHFLIGAPPVIIFSSACAGMTGGAVPALAQLVASSYHSLTSSSEDDKTQDSRSSSL, from the exons ATGAGCAATATGAGATGTCAACACTGTGCAGGCCCTCTTTCGAAGGATATG GAAACAAGTGCTTGGACAATTCCTCCTCTTATTAGGGATAGCTTCTCTATG ATTGGCTCTGCTGTTGGTGGTACTGCTAGTGCTTTCTATGGATTTAACAATG TGATGCCTGTTGTCCAGAGATCAGTGAAAGGGCCAATGTGGTTGCATTTTCTTATTGGT GCTCCTCCTGTGATTATATTTTCTTCGGCTTGTGCAGGAATGACAG GTGGTGCAGTTCCAGCTTTGGCCCAACTTGTTGCTTCATCTTATCATTCATTAACATCGTCTTCAGAGGATGATAAGACTCAGGATTCAAGATCTTCTTCCTTGTAG
- the LOC105435977 gene encoding uncharacterized protein LOC105435977 isoform X2 — translation MSNMRCQHCAGPLSKDMETSAWTIPPLIRDSFSMIGSAVGGTASAFYGFNNVMPVVQRSVKGPMWLHFLIGAPPVIIFSSACAGMTVPALAQLVASSYHSLTSSSEDDKTQDSRSSSL, via the exons ATGAGCAATATGAGATGTCAACACTGTGCAGGCCCTCTTTCGAAGGATATG GAAACAAGTGCTTGGACAATTCCTCCTCTTATTAGGGATAGCTTCTCTATG ATTGGCTCTGCTGTTGGTGGTACTGCTAGTGCTTTCTATGGATTTAACAATG TGATGCCTGTTGTCCAGAGATCAGTGAAAGGGCCAATGTGGTTGCATTTTCTTATTGGT GCTCCTCCTGTGATTATATTTTCTTCGGCTTGTGCAGGAATGACAG TTCCAGCTTTGGCCCAACTTGTTGCTTCATCTTATCATTCATTAACATCGTCTTCAGAGGATGATAAGACTCAGGATTCAAGATCTTCTTCCTTGTAG